One part of the Gammaproteobacteria bacterium genome encodes these proteins:
- a CDS encoding squalene/phytoene synthase family protein: MCAAQARRLTPAERQLQNHLLLGVSRTFALTIPQLPASLRDVIANLYLLCRIVDTIEDEPALGVDEQVALCAQFVDVVETGNGARAFSAMLAAKLSAHTIPAEQELIRRTQAVIAITHSFSPSQLASVTRCVRVMASGMVEFQHVKNPCGLEDLDQLARYCYHVAGIVGESLTELFCEYSPEIARQRQALMPLAVSFGQGLQMTNILKDIWDDQQRGACWLPRSVFDEAGFDLAGLAPGAYRAEFGAGLERLIAIAQSHLDDAVTYTLVIPRRERGIRSFCLWAIGFAVLTLRKLGRHPDFSTGREVKISRRSVKATILVARMSLKRDRLIRGLVNVAGRGLRVTGG; encoded by the coding sequence ATGTGTGCAGCACAAGCCCGGCGGTTGACGCCAGCGGAACGACAGCTGCAGAACCACTTGCTGCTGGGCGTGTCTCGCACGTTCGCGCTGACCATCCCGCAGTTGCCCGCCTCGCTCCGGGACGTCATAGCTAACCTTTATCTGCTGTGCCGTATCGTCGACACCATCGAAGACGAACCCGCGCTTGGCGTGGATGAGCAGGTGGCTTTGTGCGCGCAGTTTGTCGACGTAGTTGAAACCGGCAACGGCGCGCGGGCGTTTTCCGCAATGCTCGCAGCAAAGCTATCCGCCCACACGATTCCCGCCGAGCAGGAGTTGATACGGCGCACACAAGCGGTAATCGCGATTACACACAGCTTCAGCCCGTCACAGCTGGCGTCCGTAACCCGATGTGTGCGTGTGATGGCGAGCGGCATGGTGGAATTCCAGCACGTCAAGAACCCGTGCGGACTCGAAGACCTGGATCAACTCGCCCGCTACTGCTACCACGTCGCAGGCATTGTAGGCGAAAGCCTGACCGAGCTGTTCTGCGAATATTCGCCGGAAATCGCGCGCCAACGGCAAGCATTGATGCCGCTGGCGGTATCGTTCGGGCAAGGGTTACAGATGACGAATATTCTCAAAGACATCTGGGACGATCAGCAGCGCGGCGCGTGCTGGCTGCCGCGCAGCGTGTTCGACGAGGCCGGTTTCGACCTTGCCGGTTTAGCACCCGGCGCGTATCGCGCTGAGTTCGGCGCCGGCCTTGAGCGGCTGATCGCCATCGCCCAGTCGCATCTGGATGACGCGGTAACCTATACCTTGGTGATTCCACGGCGCGAACGCGGCATTCGCTCGTTCTGCCTGTGGGCGATCGGTTTCGCGGTGCTGACCTTGCGCAAGCTCGGGCGACATCCGGATTTCAGTACGGGGCGTGAGGTCAAGATCTCGCGGCGCAGTGTCAAGGCAACCATCCTGGTCGCGCGCATGAGCTTAAAGCGAGACCGGCTGATCCGGGGGCTGGTCAATGTCGCGGGCCGGGGTCTGCGAGTCACGGGGGGTTGA
- the shc gene encoding squalene--hopene cyclase, whose translation MMLDRVARANWRLNESELLHAAVERAVSALVASQQRAGHWSYELEADCTIPAEYILMMHFMGEVDTALQAKLAVFIRAHQAIESHAGYSQTLHHGWPLYEGGDFDLSCSVKAYYALKLAGDDVQAPHMAAARNAILARGGAARANVFTRIALALFGQVPWRAVPFMPVEIILLPRWFPFHIDKVSYWSRTVMVPLLILCSLRAQARNQLRVGIGELFVVPAEDVTDYFPARSVLRRLFLLLDRTGRWLEPCVPRWIRDKALQRAENWIIERRNGHGGLGAIFPAMVNAHEALALRGYPATHPYRQDARQALEDLLVVDDDRAYCQPCMSPVWDTALACLALQEAGNTRAAERGLSWLRQRQLHDEPGDWRRDRPFAAGGGWPFQFSNGHYPDTDDTSAVAWAMMQSKDPRNHESARRAAEWIRVMQSRNGGFAAFDVDNTREYLNAIPFADHGALLDPPTADVSARCAIALDRFAATNPLCGQALKRCIDYLRAQQEADGSWYGRWGTNYIYGTWSVLAALEEVGVSRDDPAVRRAVVWLQETQQSDGGWGEGNDSYLENHSARRDAVDSTAFQTAWAMLGLMAAGDVDSPVLDRAARYLLDAQCADGLWRDETFTAPGFPRVFYLKYHGYQKYFPLWALARYRKVRSASLV comes from the coding sequence ATGATGCTGGATCGGGTAGCCCGAGCGAACTGGCGGCTGAATGAAAGCGAGCTGCTGCACGCGGCGGTCGAGCGTGCGGTAAGCGCGCTGGTGGCATCGCAACAGCGCGCGGGACACTGGTCGTACGAGCTGGAAGCCGACTGCACGATTCCGGCCGAATATATTCTCATGATGCACTTCATGGGCGAAGTCGATACCGCGCTGCAGGCAAAGCTCGCGGTGTTCATCCGTGCGCACCAGGCTATCGAGAGCCACGCCGGATATAGTCAGACGCTGCACCATGGCTGGCCACTTTACGAAGGTGGAGATTTCGATCTGAGCTGTTCGGTCAAGGCGTATTACGCGCTGAAGCTCGCCGGCGACGATGTACAAGCGCCGCATATGGCGGCGGCACGCAACGCCATTCTGGCGCGGGGGGGTGCCGCCCGTGCGAACGTTTTCACGCGCATCGCGCTGGCGCTGTTTGGCCAGGTGCCGTGGCGCGCCGTGCCGTTCATGCCGGTGGAAATTATCCTGCTGCCGCGCTGGTTTCCGTTCCATATCGACAAGGTATCGTACTGGTCACGTACCGTCATGGTGCCGTTGCTGATCCTGTGCAGCCTGCGCGCACAGGCCAGGAACCAGTTACGTGTGGGTATTGGCGAGCTGTTCGTCGTGCCGGCAGAAGACGTCACCGATTATTTTCCGGCGCGGTCAGTGCTCAGGCGGCTGTTTCTGTTGCTGGACCGGACCGGGCGCTGGCTGGAGCCATGCGTGCCCCGCTGGATCCGCGACAAGGCGCTACAGCGTGCGGAGAACTGGATTATCGAGCGCCGCAATGGTCATGGCGGCTTAGGCGCGATCTTTCCGGCTATGGTCAACGCGCACGAGGCGCTGGCCTTGCGCGGCTATCCCGCGACGCACCCGTACCGCCAGGATGCGCGTCAGGCGCTTGAGGATCTGCTGGTGGTGGACGACGATCGCGCGTACTGTCAGCCCTGCATGTCCCCCGTGTGGGATACGGCGCTCGCCTGTCTGGCCTTGCAGGAAGCCGGCAACACGCGGGCGGCCGAGCGTGGTCTGTCGTGGCTGCGCCAGCGCCAGTTGCACGACGAACCCGGCGACTGGCGGCGCGATCGCCCGTTTGCCGCGGGCGGTGGCTGGCCGTTTCAGTTCAGCAACGGCCATTATCCCGACACCGACGATACCAGCGCTGTGGCCTGGGCGATGATGCAGTCAAAGGATCCCCGGAATCACGAATCCGCGCGCCGCGCGGCTGAATGGATTCGTGTGATGCAGTCGCGCAACGGCGGATTCGCGGCCTTCGATGTCGATAACACCCGCGAATACTTGAACGCGATCCCGTTCGCCGATCACGGCGCGCTGCTGGACCCGCCGACTGCCGACGTGAGCGCGCGCTGCGCGATCGCGCTGGACCGGTTCGCCGCCACGAATCCGCTTTGTGGACAGGCGCTGAAGCGCTGCATCGACTATCTGCGCGCGCAACAGGAAGCCGACGGCAGCTGGTACGGGCGCTGGGGCACCAATTACATCTACGGCACCTGGTCGGTGCTGGCCGCGCTGGAAGAGGTGGGGGTATCGCGGGATGATCCCGCGGTGCGGCGGGCTGTAGTCTGGCTGCAAGAGACGCAGCAGTCCGACGGTGGCTGGGGTGAGGGCAATGACAGCTATCTCGAGAACCACTCCGCGCGCCGCGATGCGGTGGACAGCACCGCGTTCCAGACGGCATGGGCAATGCTGGGGCTGATGGCCGCGGGCGATGTCGACTCGCCTGTCCTGGACCGCGCGGCCCGCTATCTGCTGGATGCGCAATGCGCCGACGGGCTGTGGCGCGACGAGACCTTTACCGCGCCGGGCTTCCCGCGCGTGTTCTATCTGAAATATCACGGTTATCAGAAGTATTTCCCGCTGTGGGCGCTGGCGCGTTACCGAAAAGTGCGGTCGGCTTCGCTCGTGTGA
- a CDS encoding MMPL family transporter: MTRLETALSAAIGWWIGRVARAPWLVVLAFCLMGAGSVYYASQNLGMNTDRAGMLSARLPFRLNYADYTRAFPQYVDTMLLVIEGDTPELARAAAGRLANRLARDDTLFKTVLRPGAAFFDRHAFLYLDLPELRQSADDLAQVQPFLGTLAQDQTLRGLLHMLTQALDAVDEGEKLDLSPLLKALDEGLDAQRAGRFHRLSWQGLMLGNTAPDAGARQFILAQPRLDYGNWLAAAPALNALEELKHTMALEGSHGVALRVTGAAAMEYDEMQSVARGAGVGAVLSFVAVMLVLLAGVRSSRMVAASVATLLVSLMITAGFAAVAVGHLNLISVAFAVMNIGLGADYAIHLCLRYRELNTRGANQTNVLRTAGSHVGASLALAAATTAVGFFAFVPTAYAGVSELGLIAGAGVFISLITSLSLLPALLTLFPSRASGDISSASSGSASSGSESFGRYTDAVAAFPRRHARAILCIALVLAAVAALSLPFASFDYNPLNLRDPDNESVAAFQDLVDSDATPPWSISILEPDAAAAARVAERLRELPGVSRAISLPDHVPEEQARKLAIIDDMRLIMGLTLMTGAQTDPPSYAEQRAVLEDFQAALARHLQSGATPRWPALSARLRANIKRLLGNLKAATPAAAGQSLAALDRSLLATLPDTLQLLDTALKAGPVSLKTLPPSLAVQWRTSDGAYRVEVFPEQDLSDSEALRSFVAQVSAVAPHATGLPVISLKAGEAVVAAFQQAFVTSLLVIAVLLLLLMRGPRDALLVLAPLLLGGALTGAVVVLTGHTFNFANIIALPLLLGIGVDNGIHMMHRLRSQPGSYATLLRTSTARAVFYSALTTIVSFGSLAFSTHPGTASLGLLLTVGVLLTLIVTLIVLPALLNLRQDAND; this comes from the coding sequence ATGACCCGACTGGAAACTGCGTTGAGCGCTGCCATAGGATGGTGGATCGGCCGTGTGGCCCGCGCGCCGTGGCTGGTGGTGCTGGCGTTCTGTCTTATGGGGGCCGGTTCGGTCTATTACGCTTCCCAGAATCTGGGCATGAATACCGATCGCGCGGGCATGCTCTCGGCCAGGTTGCCGTTTCGCCTGAACTACGCGGATTACACGCGTGCGTTCCCGCAGTATGTAGACACTATGCTGCTGGTGATCGAGGGAGACACGCCGGAACTCGCACGCGCCGCCGCCGGGCGCCTCGCAAACAGACTGGCGCGCGATGACACGCTGTTCAAGACCGTGTTGCGCCCGGGCGCCGCCTTCTTCGACCGGCACGCATTTCTGTACCTGGATTTGCCGGAATTGCGCCAGTCGGCGGACGACTTAGCACAGGTGCAGCCTTTTCTGGGCACGCTCGCACAGGATCAAACCTTGCGCGGCCTGCTGCATATGCTGACACAGGCGCTGGACGCGGTGGATGAGGGCGAGAAGCTGGATCTGTCGCCGCTGCTGAAAGCGCTGGACGAGGGTCTCGACGCGCAGCGGGCCGGGCGCTTTCACCGGCTTTCCTGGCAGGGCCTGATGCTGGGTAATACCGCGCCGGACGCCGGCGCGCGTCAGTTCATTCTCGCCCAGCCGCGGCTGGATTACGGCAACTGGCTGGCGGCCGCGCCCGCCCTGAATGCGCTGGAAGAACTTAAACACACCATGGCGCTGGAAGGTTCCCACGGGGTGGCCTTGCGCGTAACCGGCGCCGCGGCGATGGAATACGACGAGATGCAAAGCGTGGCGCGCGGCGCCGGGGTCGGTGCAGTATTGTCTTTCGTGGCGGTAATGCTGGTGCTGCTCGCGGGGGTGCGCTCCTCGCGCATGGTCGCCGCGTCGGTGGCGACGCTGCTCGTCAGCCTGATGATCACCGCCGGCTTCGCGGCGGTGGCGGTAGGGCATCTAAACCTGATTTCGGTCGCTTTCGCGGTCATGAACATCGGTCTTGGCGCCGACTACGCGATCCATCTGTGTCTGCGCTACCGTGAACTGAATACGCGCGGCGCCAACCAGACCAACGTTCTGCGCACTGCCGGGAGTCATGTCGGCGCCTCGCTCGCGCTCGCGGCGGCGACCACGGCGGTGGGCTTCTTCGCGTTCGTACCCACCGCGTACGCCGGTGTTTCGGAGTTGGGACTGATTGCGGGCGCCGGCGTGTTCATCAGCCTCATAACCAGCCTGAGCCTGTTGCCCGCGCTGCTGACCCTGTTTCCGTCGCGCGCGAGTGGCGACATATCTTCTGCATCCTCTGGGTCTGCATCGTCTGGGTCTGAATCGTTCGGGCGCTATACCGATGCGGTGGCCGCGTTCCCGCGCCGGCATGCGCGCGCGATACTGTGCATCGCGCTGGTGTTGGCGGCGGTCGCGGCGCTGAGCCTGCCGTTTGCGAGCTTCGATTACAATCCGCTCAACCTGCGCGATCCCGACAACGAATCAGTCGCCGCGTTCCAGGATCTGGTGGATAGTGACGCCACACCGCCGTGGAGTATTTCGATCCTCGAGCCCGACGCCGCCGCCGCGGCACGGGTGGCGGAGCGCCTGCGAGAACTGCCCGGGGTCAGCCGAGCGATCAGCCTGCCGGATCATGTGCCTGAAGAACAAGCGCGCAAACTGGCGATCATCGACGACATGCGGCTGATCATGGGGTTGACTTTGATGACTGGCGCCCAGACGGACCCCCCATCTTATGCGGAACAGCGCGCGGTGCTTGAGGATTTTCAGGCGGCGCTCGCGCGGCATCTGCAAAGCGGCGCCACGCCACGCTGGCCCGCGCTTAGCGCACGCCTGCGCGCCAATATAAAACGGCTGCTCGGTAATCTGAAGGCGGCTACGCCGGCCGCGGCCGGACAAAGCCTGGCCGCGCTGGATCGCAGCCTGCTGGCCACCTTGCCGGATACGTTGCAACTGTTGGACACCGCGCTCAAGGCAGGCCCCGTAAGCTTAAAGACCCTGCCGCCGTCGCTCGCGGTGCAGTGGCGTACATCGGATGGCGCTTACCGCGTGGAAGTCTTTCCCGAACAGGACTTGAGTGATAGCGAGGCGCTGCGTAGCTTCGTAGCACAGGTAAGCGCCGTGGCGCCGCACGCGACCGGTCTGCCGGTGATCAGTCTGAAAGCTGGCGAGGCGGTGGTCGCCGCGTTTCAGCAGGCGTTTGTCACGTCGTTGCTGGTGATCGCGGTGTTATTGTTGTTGCTGATGCGCGGCCCGCGCGATGCGCTGTTGGTGCTGGCGCCACTATTGCTGGGCGGCGCGCTGACCGGCGCGGTGGTGGTGCTGACCGGACACACGTTCAATTTCGCCAACATCATCGCCTTGCCTCTACTGCTCGGTATCGGTGTCGATAACGGCATTCACATGATGCACCGGCTGCGCAGCCAGCCGGGTTCGTATGCCACACTGCTGCGCACCAGCACGGCGCGGGCGGTGTTCTACAGCGCGTTGACCACCATCGTCAGTTTTGGCAGCCTTGCGTTTTCCACCCATCCGGGCACCGCCAGCTTGGGCTTGCTGCTCACCGTCGGCGTGCTTCTGACCTTAATCGTCACGCTCATCGTGCTGCCGGCGCTGCTGAATTTGCGTCAGGACGCAAATGATTAG
- the hpnH gene encoding adenosyl-hopene transferase HpnH: protein MSVPLRQQYRVARYLLAQRLQRKERYPLVLMLEPLFRCNLACAGCGKIDYPEDILNQRLSVADSLSAVDECGAPMVSIAGGEPLVHKEMPDIVAGIIARKKFVYLCTNALLLEKRIDDYQPSPYLTFSIHLDGNRERHDASVCRGGVFDKATQAIRLALEKGFRVTVNCTLFQGESASEVAEFFDYATALGVEGITVSPGFSYEHAPQQQVFLQRTGAKQLFRDIFKLGKKRRWAFNHSSLFLDFLAGNQTYHCTPWGNPTRNVFGWQRPCYLLVDEGYAPTFKALMEETDWDRYGTGRNPKCANCMAHCGYEPTAVSDTFTHPLQALQTFMFGPRTEGAMAPELPISYAESPVSYAQSSVADGIRIPIEQIGSRHSAH from the coding sequence ATGAGTGTGCCCTTACGTCAACAGTATCGAGTCGCCCGTTATCTGCTAGCTCAGCGGTTGCAAAGGAAAGAGCGCTATCCGCTGGTGCTCATGCTGGAACCCCTGTTCCGCTGCAATCTGGCCTGCGCGGGCTGTGGCAAGATTGACTATCCCGAAGATATCCTAAATCAGCGCCTGAGCGTCGCCGACTCCTTGAGCGCGGTGGATGAATGCGGCGCGCCCATGGTCTCAATCGCGGGTGGCGAGCCGCTGGTGCACAAAGAAATGCCCGACATCGTTGCGGGAATCATCGCGCGCAAAAAATTCGTTTATCTGTGCACCAACGCGCTTCTCCTGGAAAAGCGTATCGACGATTACCAGCCATCGCCGTACCTCACGTTCTCCATTCACCTGGATGGCAACCGCGAACGGCACGACGCTTCCGTGTGCCGCGGCGGCGTGTTCGACAAGGCGACGCAGGCTATCCGCCTGGCACTGGAAAAAGGCTTTCGAGTAACCGTGAACTGCACGTTGTTCCAGGGCGAATCCGCAAGCGAGGTCGCGGAATTTTTCGATTACGCGACCGCGCTCGGTGTGGAAGGCATCACCGTGTCGCCCGGCTTCAGCTACGAGCACGCGCCGCAGCAGCAGGTGTTCCTTCAGCGTACCGGCGCCAAACAGTTGTTCCGCGATATTTTCAAGCTCGGCAAAAAACGCCGTTGGGCATTCAACCACTCCAGCCTGTTTCTCGACTTTCTGGCCGGTAACCAGACCTATCATTGCACGCCCTGGGGTAATCCCACGCGCAACGTGTTCGGCTGGCAACGGCCATGCTATCTGCTGGTGGACGAGGGCTACGCGCCGACCTTCAAGGCGCTCATGGAAGAGACCGACTGGGATCGTTACGGCACCGGGCGCAATCCCAAATGCGCGAACTGCATGGCACATTGCGGATATGAGCCGACGGCGGTGAGCGATACGTTCACGCACCCGTTGCAAGCGCTGCAAACCTTCATGTTCGGGCCCCGCACCGAGGGCGCGATGGCGCCGGAATTGCCGATAAGCTACGCAGAGAGTCCCGTAAGTTACGCCCAGAGCAGTGTCGCGGACGGCATACGCATCCCGATCGAGCAAATCGGCAGCCGGCATAGCGCCCACTAA